A single region of the Streptomyces sp. NBC_00236 genome encodes:
- a CDS encoding carbohydrate ABC transporter permease, whose product MSAVAADRKLRRGTASSDRRFAVVSHFLLILWSVIVIVPMVWVLISSFKSTGEILSSPFTLPDHWRLENYAHAWSDANIGKYFLNSVVIVVSALFLVMLLGSMCAYILARFEFPGRRLIYYVMLAGLTFPVFLAIVPLFFQLQNLGLLNTRLGLILTYVAFALPFTMFFLYSFFRSLPHDVYEAALIDGAGDWRAFFQVMLPMASPGMAAVAIFNFLGLWNQFLLPVALNTDQDKWVLTQGMAAYASSQVYDVDYGALFAAIVITVVPVLVVYVIFQRRIAGSVSQGTFR is encoded by the coding sequence GTGAGCGCCGTAGCCGCCGACCGGAAGCTGAGGAGAGGTACCGCAAGCAGTGACCGCAGGTTTGCGGTGGTCTCGCACTTCTTGCTGATCCTGTGGTCCGTGATCGTGATCGTGCCCATGGTGTGGGTACTGATCTCGTCGTTCAAGTCGACCGGCGAGATCCTTTCGTCGCCGTTCACGCTGCCGGATCACTGGAGGCTCGAGAACTACGCACACGCGTGGAGCGACGCGAACATCGGGAAGTACTTCCTGAATTCGGTGGTCATCGTTGTCTCCGCGCTGTTCCTGGTGATGTTGTTGGGTTCGATGTGTGCCTACATCCTGGCGCGGTTCGAATTCCCCGGACGCCGGCTGATCTACTACGTGATGCTGGCGGGATTGACCTTCCCGGTATTCCTGGCGATCGTGCCGCTGTTCTTCCAGCTGCAGAACCTCGGTCTGCTGAACACGCGTCTGGGGTTGATCCTCACCTACGTCGCGTTCGCGCTGCCGTTCACGATGTTCTTCCTCTATTCGTTCTTCCGGTCGCTGCCGCATGACGTCTACGAGGCCGCGTTGATCGACGGTGCCGGAGACTGGCGGGCGTTCTTCCAGGTAATGCTGCCGATGGCCAGTCCGGGGATGGCCGCGGTGGCGATCTTCAACTTCCTGGGGCTGTGGAATCAGTTCCTGCTGCCGGTGGCGCTCAACACCGATCAGGACAAGTGGGTCCTGACTCAGGGAATGGCCGCCTACGCGTCCTCGCAGGTCTACGACGTCGACTACGGTGCGCTGTTCGCGGCGATCGTGATCACGGTGGTGCCTGTACTGGTCGTGTACGTGATCTTCCAGCGCCGGATCGCCGGTTCGGTGTCGCAGGGCACCTTCCGCTGA
- a CDS encoding carbohydrate ABC transporter permease, translated as MITKPETVSGRSTPAARGGRPRRRKLTFDRVTFFLAFLGVPLAVFVTFVLIPFVQAIFWAMTNWRGFSPDYKFIGLDNFTKMFQDDVFMKALRNVALLAAFVPLVTLTLALGVAVAITLGGPSKGPVRGIRGASFYRVISFFPYVVPAIIVGLIWAQMFDPNAGLLNGMLTKLGLGGFKEFAWLGEESTAMPALMFVFVWGLVGFYAVLFIAAIKGVPAELYEAAKIDGAGRLRTTVSITLPAIRDTVQTAYIYLGIAALDAFVYVQALLPNGGPNNSTLTISQRLFNVAFRQGQFGYATAMGVVLAVVTLVFALLVFIVNRLTGGGEEKTKARGSKARRAGAKGGAQ; from the coding sequence ATGATCACCAAACCCGAGACCGTAAGCGGCCGGTCGACACCGGCCGCTCGCGGCGGGCGTCCCCGACGCCGCAAGCTCACCTTCGACCGGGTGACGTTCTTCCTCGCGTTCCTCGGTGTCCCGTTGGCCGTCTTCGTGACCTTCGTCCTGATCCCGTTCGTTCAGGCGATCTTCTGGGCGATGACCAACTGGCGCGGGTTCAGTCCGGACTACAAGTTCATCGGGCTGGACAACTTCACCAAGATGTTCCAGGACGACGTCTTCATGAAGGCGTTGCGCAATGTCGCGTTGCTGGCGGCCTTCGTACCGTTGGTGACGTTGACGCTCGCGCTCGGGGTCGCGGTGGCCATCACCCTGGGTGGTCCCAGCAAGGGACCTGTCCGGGGAATCCGTGGAGCGTCGTTCTATCGAGTCATCTCGTTCTTCCCCTACGTCGTGCCGGCGATCATCGTCGGCCTGATCTGGGCGCAGATGTTCGACCCGAACGCCGGCCTGCTCAACGGCATGCTGACCAAGCTCGGACTGGGCGGCTTCAAGGAGTTCGCCTGGCTGGGTGAGGAGTCGACGGCGATGCCGGCTCTGATGTTCGTCTTCGTCTGGGGGCTCGTCGGGTTCTACGCGGTGCTCTTCATCGCTGCGATCAAGGGAGTTCCTGCCGAGCTGTACGAGGCGGCCAAGATCGATGGGGCCGGCCGCTTGCGCACAACGGTCTCGATCACCCTGCCGGCGATCCGTGACACCGTGCAGACGGCGTACATCTACCTGGGTATTGCCGCGCTGGACGCGTTCGTCTACGTACAGGCGCTGTTGCCGAACGGCGGACCGAACAACTCGACCCTGACGATCAGTCAGCGTCTGTTCAATGTCGCGTTCCGCCAGGGGCAGTTCGGATATGCCACGGCGATGGGGGTCGTCCTGGCCGTGGTCACCCTGGTGTTCGCGTTGCTGGTGTTCATCGTCAATCGCCTGACCGGCGGTGGCGAGGAAAAGACGAAAGCGCGTGGGTCCAAGGCTCGGCGTGCGGGAGCCAAGGGAGGTGCTCAGTGA
- a CDS encoding sugar ABC transporter permease: MSKINETSATVPAQAEAPEAPAAAAGAVRVVDPRLLIREQGFKGYWTEFKRKVRSGEIGSLPVMVGLIIIGIVFQLETGNFLTSYNLDQITLYAAGPGIMAVGIVFVLLLGEIDLAVGSVAGLAGAMWAVVGTDIPDSLAIVVGILSGTVIGAFHGIVFAKIGVPAFVVTLAGFLGWAGLQTWVMGDKSTITTPLGSFVRDLTSYYFADVAAAYGLAVFVIIAFYLAQLRDSRRRKAAELPHRPQSEIILRTVLLAVLCLLAAYAFNQEQGLPLSLVIFLAILVLTDFVLRRTTYGRQIFAVGGGIEAARRAGINVSWIRISVFMISGTLGAVGGLFLASATGGADRSLGGGNQLMMCIAAAVIGGTSLFGGRGKVWSALLGILVIQSIVQGLNQMNLSSNAIQYMITGGVLLIAVIIDSVSRKTQKTAGRA; this comes from the coding sequence GTGAGCAAGATCAACGAGACTTCGGCCACGGTCCCGGCCCAGGCGGAGGCCCCCGAGGCTCCCGCGGCAGCCGCCGGCGCAGTCAGGGTCGTCGACCCCCGCCTGCTCATCCGTGAGCAGGGATTCAAGGGCTACTGGACCGAGTTCAAGCGCAAGGTGCGCTCGGGCGAGATCGGCTCGCTGCCTGTCATGGTGGGCCTGATCATCATCGGGATCGTCTTCCAGCTCGAGACCGGCAACTTCCTCACCTCGTACAACCTCGACCAGATCACGCTGTACGCGGCGGGCCCCGGCATCATGGCCGTGGGCATCGTCTTCGTCCTGCTGCTCGGCGAGATCGACCTCGCGGTCGGTTCCGTCGCGGGTCTCGCGGGCGCGATGTGGGCCGTGGTCGGCACGGACATTCCCGACTCCCTCGCCATCGTGGTCGGCATCCTGTCCGGCACGGTCATCGGCGCCTTCCACGGCATCGTCTTCGCCAAGATCGGCGTGCCCGCGTTCGTCGTGACGCTGGCGGGCTTCCTGGGCTGGGCCGGTCTGCAGACCTGGGTGATGGGCGACAAGTCCACCATCACGACCCCGCTCGGCAGCTTCGTCCGCGACCTGACCAGCTACTACTTCGCCGACGTCGCCGCAGCCTACGGTCTCGCCGTGTTCGTGATCATCGCCTTCTACCTCGCGCAGCTGCGCGACTCGCGCCGCCGCAAGGCCGCAGAGCTGCCGCACCGCCCGCAGAGCGAGATCATCCTGCGCACCGTGCTGCTCGCCGTCCTGTGCCTCCTCGCCGCGTACGCGTTCAACCAGGAGCAGGGCCTCCCGCTCTCCCTGGTGATCTTCCTCGCGATCCTGGTCCTCACCGACTTCGTGCTGCGCCGCACCACCTACGGCCGCCAGATCTTCGCGGTCGGCGGCGGCATCGAGGCAGCGCGTCGTGCCGGTATCAACGTGTCCTGGATCCGCATCTCGGTGTTCATGATCTCCGGCACGCTCGGTGCGGTCGGCGGTCTCTTCCTGGCCTCCGCGACCGGTGGCGCCGACCGTTCGCTCGGTGGCGGCAACCAGCTCATGATGTGCATCGCCGCAGCCGTCATCGGCGGTACGTCCCTGTTCGGCGGACGCGGCAAGGTCTGGTCCGCGCTGCTGGGCATCCTGGTCATCCAGTCGATCGTCCAGGGCCTCAACCAGATGAACCTGTCGTCGAACGCGATCCAGTACATGATCACCGGTGGAGTACTCCTCATCGCCGTGATCATCGACTCGGTCTCGCGCAAGACCCAGAAGACCGCAGGCCGCGCGTAG
- a CDS encoding sugar ABC transporter substrate-binding protein, whose translation MNAMTRRIVIGTAAVSMAVSLAACGKAGDDKKDSADSGSKTKIGLLLPENKTARYETLDKPLFIEAVKKDCADCEVVYNNAGGDVGQQKQQFEQQIADGIKVIAISSVDSEKSAGWIAAAHKKGVKVVAYDRAIVGADAYVSHDNEKIGKLQGQAVLDALGSKAAGANLVMINGDEKDPNAGLFKKGAHASLDGKIKIAYEASGEWDPKIAGEKMTAAISSVGKDKIDAVYSANDGMAGGIITSLDNAGIKDIPVGGQDAELPGVQRIIAGTQTFTIYKSPKQLAPTAAQFAVNLLQGKDIGAQGKTDGVPSTLLEPTVVNKDNIQSTVVKDGIYQASAICVKDIAAKCTALGIK comes from the coding sequence ATGAACGCAATGACGCGACGCATCGTCATAGGCACGGCCGCCGTTTCGATGGCCGTCTCCCTCGCCGCTTGTGGCAAGGCGGGCGACGACAAGAAGGACTCGGCGGACTCGGGCAGCAAGACCAAGATCGGCCTGCTCCTCCCGGAGAACAAGACCGCTCGCTACGAGACGCTGGACAAGCCGCTGTTCATCGAAGCGGTCAAGAAGGACTGCGCGGACTGCGAGGTCGTCTACAACAACGCGGGCGGCGACGTCGGCCAGCAGAAGCAGCAGTTCGAGCAGCAGATCGCCGACGGCATCAAGGTCATCGCGATCTCCTCGGTCGACTCCGAGAAGTCCGCCGGCTGGATCGCCGCCGCGCACAAGAAGGGCGTCAAGGTCGTCGCGTACGACCGCGCCATCGTCGGTGCCGACGCCTACGTCAGCCACGACAACGAGAAGATCGGCAAGCTCCAGGGCCAGGCCGTCCTCGACGCGCTCGGCTCGAAGGCGGCAGGCGCCAACCTCGTCATGATCAACGGTGACGAGAAGGACCCGAACGCCGGCCTGTTCAAGAAGGGCGCCCACGCGTCCCTCGACGGCAAGATCAAGATTGCCTACGAGGCGTCCGGCGAGTGGGACCCGAAGATCGCCGGCGAGAAGATGACCGCCGCGATCTCCTCGGTCGGCAAGGACAAGATCGACGCCGTCTACTCCGCCAACGACGGCATGGCGGGCGGCATCATCACGTCCCTGGACAACGCCGGCATCAAGGACATCCCGGTGGGTGGCCAGGACGCCGAGCTCCCCGGTGTCCAGCGGATCATCGCCGGTACGCAGACCTTCACGATCTACAAGTCGCCGAAGCAGCTCGCCCCGACGGCCGCTCAGTTCGCCGTCAACCTGCTCCAGGGCAAGGACATCGGCGCCCAGGGCAAGACGGACGGCGTTCCCTCCACGCTGCTCGAGCCGACCGTGGTGAACAAGGACAACATCCAGTCCACCGTGGTCAAGGACGGCATCTACCAGGCCTCCGCGATCTGCGTCAAGGACATCGCCGCCAAGTGCACCGCGCTGGGCATCAAGTAG
- a CDS encoding MurR/RpiR family transcriptional regulator, producing MPTWWVLTRTRGKNNFHTAGTSMKRVTLTAGTVGRIADELPELPGALHRIAQAVLADPAAAARSTIIELAARGAASPATVTRFARTFGFAGYTELRYALAADTGRTEQASWQSTTTATISRDDSLAVMVQSLLTTDTELLRETGEQLDLDAVAQAAAAMVAARRVLFYGTSVSGAVAALMAGQFNRIRLPCWSSTDPHEALPNAALLQPGDVVVGVSHRGRTREVLEVLTEGADNGAVSVAVTSSARSPLAETADHVLLTAGREGVLSARGMATVHSQLFALNALYMAVTQLTYEHTTHALEITSQATASHRTEKRRS from the coding sequence ATGCCGACATGGTGGGTCTTGACGAGAACTCGTGGCAAGAATAATTTTCATACCGCTGGCACTTCGATGAAAAGAGTTACCTTGACAGCGGGGACCGTTGGGCGCATTGCGGATGAACTACCCGAATTGCCGGGCGCGTTGCACAGGATCGCGCAAGCCGTTCTCGCCGACCCCGCCGCGGCCGCACGCTCGACCATCATCGAGCTGGCCGCCCGCGGCGCGGCCTCCCCCGCGACGGTGACGCGCTTCGCCAGGACCTTCGGATTCGCCGGGTACACGGAGCTCCGCTACGCCCTGGCCGCCGACACCGGGCGCACGGAACAGGCGAGTTGGCAGAGCACGACGACGGCAACGATCTCGCGGGACGACTCACTCGCCGTCATGGTCCAGTCGCTGCTGACCACCGACACCGAGCTGCTGCGCGAGACCGGCGAACAGCTCGATCTCGACGCCGTCGCGCAGGCGGCGGCCGCCATGGTCGCGGCCCGGCGCGTGCTGTTCTACGGTACGTCGGTCAGCGGGGCCGTCGCGGCTCTGATGGCCGGGCAGTTCAACCGCATCAGGCTGCCCTGCTGGAGCTCCACGGACCCGCACGAGGCCCTGCCGAACGCGGCCCTGCTCCAGCCCGGCGACGTCGTCGTCGGGGTCTCGCACCGGGGGCGTACGCGCGAGGTCCTGGAGGTCCTGACCGAGGGGGCCGACAACGGCGCGGTCTCCGTCGCCGTCACCTCGTCCGCCCGCTCGCCGCTGGCGGAGACCGCGGACCACGTCCTGCTCACGGCCGGCCGGGAGGGCGTACTGAGCGCTCGCGGCATGGCCACGGTCCACTCCCAGCTCTTCGCTCTCAACGCCCTCTACATGGCGGTCACCCAACTGACGTACGAACACACCACGCACGCCCTGGAGATCACCAGCCAGGCCACCGCGAGCCACCGCACAGAGAAGAGACGGTCATGA
- a CDS encoding ATP-binding cassette domain-containing protein, with protein MVHVSQTPVLALRGVFKRFGAVQVLSGVDLEVHAGEVVALVGDNGAGKSTLVKTIAGVHPIDEGVIEWEGEKVDINRPHDAQNLGVATVYQDLALCDNLDVVANLFLGREIKKGGVLDEVAMEKRAQDLLSTLSIRIPSVRIPVAALSGGQRQVVAIARALVGNPKIVILDEPTAALGVEQTAQVLDLVERLREQNLGVILISHNMADVKAVADKVAVLRLGHNNGIFPVATTSHEEIIAAITGATDNAVTRRKSRSAEASK; from the coding sequence ATGGTTCACGTGTCACAGACGCCCGTGCTGGCGTTGCGTGGAGTCTTCAAGCGATTCGGAGCGGTCCAGGTCCTCTCCGGTGTCGATCTCGAAGTCCACGCCGGAGAAGTGGTCGCCCTGGTCGGCGACAACGGTGCAGGAAAGTCCACGCTGGTCAAGACGATTGCCGGCGTGCACCCCATCGATGAGGGCGTCATCGAGTGGGAGGGCGAGAAGGTGGACATCAACCGTCCGCACGACGCCCAGAACCTCGGCGTCGCCACCGTCTACCAGGACCTCGCGCTCTGCGACAACCTGGATGTCGTCGCCAACCTCTTCCTCGGTCGCGAGATCAAGAAGGGTGGCGTCCTCGACGAGGTCGCCATGGAGAAGCGGGCACAGGACCTCCTGTCCACGCTCTCCATCCGTATCCCCAGCGTCCGTATCCCGGTTGCCGCGCTCTCCGGCGGCCAGCGCCAGGTCGTGGCCATCGCCCGCGCCCTGGTCGGCAACCCCAAGATCGTGATCCTGGACGAGCCCACCGCGGCCCTCGGCGTCGAGCAGACCGCACAGGTGCTCGACCTGGTGGAGCGGCTGCGCGAGCAGAACCTCGGCGTCATCCTCATCAGCCACAACATGGCCGATGTGAAGGCTGTCGCCGACAAGGTCGCCGTGCTGCGACTCGGCCACAACAACGGCATCTTCCCTGTGGCGACGACCAGCCACGAAGAGATCATCGCCGCGATCACGGGCGCCACGGACAACGCCGTGACCCGCCGCAAGTCCCGCAGCGCGGAGGCATCCAAGTGA
- a CDS encoding ROK family transcriptional regulator: METPGSQTSLHRANLERVVRAVRMAGSLTQAEIARSTGLSAATVSNIVRELKEGGTVEVTPTSAGGRRARSVSLSGDAGIVIGVDFGHTHLRVAVGNLAHQVLAEESEPLDVDASSAEGFGRAEQLVNRLIETTGISPGKVIGVGLGVPGPIDVESGTLGSTSILPGWTGINPSDELAGRLGVPVYVDNDANLGALGELVWGSGRGVRDLAYIKVASGVGAGLVIDGHIYRGPGGTAGEIGHITLDESGPVCRCGNRGCLETFAAARYVLPLLQPGHGPDLTMERVVQLAREGDPGCRRVIGDVGRHIGSGVANLCNLLNPSRVVLGGSLAEAGELVLGPIRDSVSRYAIPSAARQLSVLPGALGGRAEVLGALALVLNEMGDSTLLESTLPAATPAFT, encoded by the coding sequence ATGGAGACTCCGGGGTCGCAGACATCTCTGCATCGCGCCAACCTTGAGCGGGTCGTGCGCGCCGTACGTATGGCGGGCTCGCTCACCCAGGCGGAGATCGCCAGGAGTACGGGCCTTTCCGCGGCCACCGTCTCCAATATCGTTCGTGAACTGAAGGAGGGCGGCACCGTCGAGGTGACCCCCACCTCGGCCGGCGGCCGCCGGGCCCGCAGCGTCTCGCTCAGCGGGGACGCGGGCATTGTCATCGGCGTCGATTTCGGACATACGCACCTACGGGTGGCGGTCGGCAACCTGGCCCATCAAGTACTCGCCGAGGAGTCCGAGCCGCTGGACGTGGACGCCTCCTCGGCCGAGGGCTTCGGACGGGCGGAGCAGCTGGTGAACCGGCTGATCGAGACCACCGGGATCAGCCCCGGCAAGGTCATCGGGGTGGGCCTCGGTGTTCCCGGCCCGATCGATGTCGAGTCCGGCACGCTGGGCTCCACGTCGATCCTGCCGGGCTGGACGGGCATCAATCCCAGCGATGAGCTCGCCGGACGCCTCGGCGTGCCGGTGTACGTCGACAACGACGCCAACCTCGGGGCCCTGGGCGAGCTGGTGTGGGGGAGCGGCCGGGGCGTCCGGGACCTCGCGTACATCAAGGTCGCGAGCGGTGTCGGCGCAGGTCTGGTGATCGACGGGCACATCTACCGGGGGCCCGGCGGCACCGCCGGCGAGATCGGCCACATCACCCTCGACGAATCGGGCCCTGTCTGCCGCTGCGGCAACCGCGGCTGCCTGGAGACCTTCGCTGCCGCGCGGTACGTCCTGCCCCTGCTCCAGCCCGGCCACGGGCCCGATCTCACCATGGAGCGGGTGGTCCAGCTGGCCCGCGAGGGCGACCCGGGCTGCCGCCGGGTGATCGGCGACGTCGGGCGGCACATCGGCAGCGGAGTGGCCAACCTCTGCAATCTGCTCAACCCGAGCCGGGTCGTGCTCGGGGGCTCGCTCGCGGAGGCCGGCGAACTGGTCCTGGGGCCCATCCGCGACTCCGTGTCGCGCTACGCCATCCCCAGCGCCGCACGACAGCTCTCGGTGCTCCCCGGCGCCCTCGGCGGACGGGCGGAGGTGCTGGGTGCCCTGGCCCTCGTCCTGAACGAGATGGGAGATTCGACCCTTTTGGAGAGCACCCTCCCCGCAGCGACACCTGCCTTCACTTAG
- a CDS encoding SIS domain-containing protein: MTIDAQSFVGHIEKLIPSVATSQTAAVGRAARLISASLLDGGVIQAFGSGHSESISMEIAGRAGGLVPTNKIALRDLVLYGGEPASLLGSPELERDPAIAQKLYDLIPVQPQDAFVITSNSGVNGTIVEFATIVKEKGHALIAITSLKHTHEMTSRHPSGHKLIDLADVVLDNGAPYGDSMMDLPGGGTFGAVSTITSALLAQMTVAEVVKDLLAAGQVPPVYLSANMAGGDEHNRELEARYAGRIRRGA, encoded by the coding sequence ATGACCATCGACGCTCAGTCCTTCGTCGGACACATCGAGAAGCTGATCCCCTCGGTCGCCACCAGCCAGACCGCGGCCGTCGGCCGGGCCGCCCGCCTGATCAGCGCCTCCCTCCTGGACGGCGGGGTAATTCAGGCCTTCGGCTCCGGGCACTCCGAATCCATCTCCATGGAGATAGCGGGCCGCGCGGGCGGGCTGGTCCCGACCAACAAGATCGCGCTGCGTGACCTGGTGCTGTACGGCGGCGAGCCCGCCTCGCTGCTCGGCTCCCCGGAGCTGGAGCGCGATCCCGCGATCGCCCAGAAGCTGTACGACCTGATTCCCGTCCAGCCTCAGGACGCGTTCGTGATCACGTCCAACTCCGGTGTCAACGGAACCATCGTGGAATTCGCCACGATCGTGAAGGAGAAGGGCCACGCCCTCATCGCCATCACCTCGTTGAAGCACACCCATGAGATGACCTCGCGCCACCCTTCGGGCCACAAGCTGATCGACCTGGCCGATGTGGTGCTGGACAATGGCGCACCGTACGGGGACTCGATGATGGACCTGCCCGGCGGCGGCACCTTCGGCGCCGTCTCCACCATCACCTCCGCACTGCTCGCTCAGATGACGGTCGCCGAGGTGGTCAAGGACCTGCTGGCCGCGGGCCAGGTTCCGCCGGTCTATCTCTCCGCCAACATGGCGGGCGGCGACGAGCACAACCGCGAACTCGAGGCACGGTACGCGGGACGGATCCGCCGCGGCGCCTGA
- a CDS encoding N-acetylglucosamine kinase, giving the protein MTDHRLVLGIDAGGTSTRAVVTRIDGELLGRGEAGGGNPASHGQVAAGAQLAAALAQALSAVDPAAVVAGVAGIAGGRAFAPAVLEEVWQGAGLGCVPRFVGDALIAFVAGTPESSGTLLLSGTGAIACRVRDGSVEAVSDGLGWLLGDEGSGFWLGREAAKAVVHTLAQPDSRDPGLLGKLVTAELLGSPQPFRDLNDQAIALVERAQSAPQSLTRLAPVVNRAAEAGDPTALEIVREGARHLVATAARVHRAEGPIVLAGSVLTSEGILRSAVRELLAAQGDGPVRTAGSGAGAAAWMAAGEVVNPAEAVMHASLHAKFTGGNPPLSASAPVTPV; this is encoded by the coding sequence ATGACGGATCACCGGCTCGTCCTGGGGATCGACGCGGGCGGCACGTCGACCCGTGCGGTCGTCACACGAATCGACGGAGAGCTCCTGGGCCGAGGAGAGGCCGGCGGCGGAAATCCGGCCAGTCATGGACAGGTCGCCGCCGGCGCCCAGTTGGCTGCCGCGCTCGCGCAGGCGCTGAGCGCGGTGGACCCGGCCGCCGTGGTCGCCGGCGTGGCGGGCATCGCGGGCGGCCGGGCCTTCGCGCCCGCCGTGCTCGAAGAGGTATGGCAGGGGGCCGGACTCGGCTGTGTGCCCCGCTTCGTGGGCGACGCGCTGATCGCCTTCGTGGCCGGCACCCCTGAGTCGTCGGGGACACTCCTGCTCAGCGGCACGGGCGCGATCGCCTGTCGGGTCAGGGACGGTTCGGTCGAGGCCGTCTCGGACGGGCTCGGCTGGCTCCTCGGTGACGAGGGTTCCGGATTCTGGCTCGGGCGGGAGGCGGCCAAAGCCGTCGTGCACACCCTCGCGCAGCCGGACAGCAGGGATCCGGGGCTGCTCGGGAAACTGGTCACCGCGGAGCTGCTCGGCTCACCGCAACCATTTCGTGACCTGAACGATCAGGCCATCGCTCTGGTGGAGCGCGCCCAGAGTGCCCCGCAGTCTCTGACCCGTCTGGCTCCGGTGGTGAACCGGGCGGCCGAGGCGGGCGATCCGACGGCGCTGGAGATCGTACGAGAAGGAGCGCGCCACCTCGTCGCGACGGCAGCACGCGTACACCGCGCCGAGGGCCCGATCGTGCTCGCCGGATCCGTGCTGACCAGCGAAGGGATCCTTCGCTCGGCGGTACGGGAACTCCTTGCCGCGCAGGGAGACGGACCGGTCCGTACGGCGGGAAGCGGCGCCGGGGCGGCCGCCTGGATGGCGGCGGGTGAGGTTGTGAACCCGGCGGAGGCGGTCATGCACGCCTCACTCCACGCAAAATTTACCGGCGGCAATCCGCCCCTCTCGGCTTCTGCGCCCGTCACGCCTGTCTGA